The window TGCCAACATGGGTGACGACACCATTTATTCCGGCACTGTGGGTGCTGCCATGGAGGGGTATCTGTTTGGCATCCCTGCGATTGCGTTCTCGCAGGTGGACAAGGGCTGGGCCGAACTGGAAACCGCTGCGGCCAAGGCGCGGGAACTGGTCTCGCAGATGCGTGCGCAGCAACTGGTCAACGAAACCCCCTGGCTGCTCAACGTGAACATCCCCAACATGCCGCTGGAGGCCTTGCGCCCGGCCAAGCTGTGCCGCCTGGGGCGCCGCCACGCAGCAGAACGCGTCATCGTGCAGGAAAGCCCCCGGGGCGAAGCCATGTACTGGATCGGCGGCGCTGGCGCCGCCAAGGACGATGCCGAGGGCACGGACTTCCATGCCACGGCGCAGGGCCATGTGTCTATCACGCCGCTGAAGGTGGACCTGACCGACCACGACAACCTCGGCTACTGGGCGCAGACTGCCGCCCGGTTGGCGGCGGGGGCGGCTGCCGCCCCTGGGGCGTGATGCAGCGCCGCCCGGGCTTTCCGGCCAAGCTGCCCGTATCCGGCAACGCCGCAGTGGGCAAGCCGCTGGTGCCGTCCCAGTCCGCAGCCGTGCGCAAGCCAGCCGTCGCCCCAGCACCGGCCGGGGTGGGGCTGGACTCGTCGGCCGTCCGGGCGCGCATGGTGCAAAAGCTGGCGGCGGGCGGCGTCACGTTGGCCCCTGTGCTGCAGGCCATGGGCGCTGTGGAGCGCCACCGGTTTGTGGACAGCGCCCTGGTCAATCAGGCCTACGAGGACACCAGCCTGCCGATAGGGCTGGGCCAGACCATCTCCAAACCCAGTGTGGTGGCGCGCATGTGTGAACTGCTGCTGGGCGCAGAGAGCGCGCGCCAGGGCGGGCTGGGCCGGGTGCTGGAAATTGGTACGGGCTGCGGCTACCAGGCCGCAGTGCTGAGTCTGCTGGCCCGCGAGGTGTACACGCTGGAGCGCCTGCGTGGCCTGCACGACAAGGCGCGAGACAACCTGCGGCCGTTCCGTCTGGCCAATGTGCACCTGATGTTTGGCGACGGCATGCTTGGGTATGCCAAGGGGGCTCCCTATGCAGCCATCATCGCTGCGGCCGGGGGCGATGCCGTGCCGCTGGCCTGGTGCGACCAATTGGCCGTGGGGGGGCGTCTGGTAGCGCCCATGGCGCTGTCCGGTGGGCAGCAAATGTTGCTCGTGATCGACAAAACCCCGCACGGATTGAAACAAAACGTGCTCGAGCCCGTGCATTTTGTCCCCCTAAAATCGGGGATTGCGTAAAGGGAATTGCTTATGTTCGTATCGCGTGGTCTTGTGGTGGGTTTTACCGTGGCAATGGCGGGGCTGGTGCTCTCCGGCTGTGGCACCCGCATGAACAAGGCTCCTGTGGAAGATCGGGGCACCTCTTCGTCGTCCTCGGCTCCGGCGCCCGCAACACAGCCGGGCGTGGTGGTGGGTACCCCCATCAAGCCCCTGCCTGGCGCAGAAAACGCCGGCAAGCCGGGCTACTACACGGTCAAGCCTGGGGATACCCTGATTCGCATTGGCCTGGAGTCGGGGCAAAGCTGGAAAGACATCGCCCGTTGGAACAATCTGGAGAACGCCAACCTGATCGAAGTCGGTCAGGTGCTGCGCGTGCTTCCTCCGTCAGCAGCACCGGCAGCGGTGGCCTCTGAAAGTGGCGTGGTGACGCGCCCGGTCACGTCGTCCTCCGTTGCTCCTGCCAGTGCACCTGCTGCCGCTCCTGCATCTGCGGCCAGCGGCGCCAAGCCAGCAGCTCCTGCCGCGTCGGGCACGGTGGTGGCGGTGGCCCCAGCATCCCCTGCGCCTGCGGCAGCCCCAGCGGGCGAGGATGATCTGGCGTTCATCTGGCCCGCGTCGGGTTCGCTGATCGCGGGTTTTGATGAAGCGCGCAACAAGGGTTTTGATATCTCCGGCAAGGCCGGCGACCCGGTGCTGGCAGCAGCCGATGGCCGCGTGGTGTATGCCGGAGCAGGCCTGCGCGGCTATGGCAACCTGGTCATCCTCAAGCACAACAACACATTCCTGACGGCTTACGCGCACAACCAGTCGTTGTTGGTCAAGGAAGACCAGGCCGTGCGCAAGGGGCAGAAGATTGCCGAGATGGGCAACACCGACGCAGACCGCGTCAAGCTGCACTTTGAAATTCGCCGGCAGGGCAAGCCGGTTGATCCTACGCGCTACCTGCCATCGCGTTGAGTCCCATGGCGGATCACTCGCCGGGCGGTGGTCCCGATATACCCTTGAGTGGTGCGGGGTTGGAGGGGGAGTCCCTCCTGCTGGCTGAGGAGTCGGAGGCGCTGGCGGAGGCAGAGAGCGAACTGCGTTCGCTGCAGATAAGCCCAGCCCAGCACGCCGAGCGGCTGGACCGCGCGCTGGTGGATCTGGTTCCGGAGTTCTCGCGCAGCTATCTGCAGCAACTGTTGGCCCAGGGGCTGGTCAGCCTGAATGGCAGGCCGGCTCTCAAGGCAGCCGCGCGGGTCAAGGCCGGCGACCAAGTGGTGCTTGAAATGCGGCCCACGCTCCAAAGCCAGGCCTTCCGGCCCGAGCCGATGGCTATCGATGTGGTGTACGAAGACGAGCACTTGCTGGTGGTGAACAAGCCCGCAGGCTTGGTCGTACATCCTGCGCCAGGCAACTGGGGCGGCACCCTGCTCAACGGCCTGCTGGCCCGCGACAACAAGGCACTTCTGGTGCCTCGGGCGGGCATCGTCCACCGTCTGGACAAGGACACCAGTGGCCTCATGGTGGTCGCCCGGGACCGTGCGGCCATGGACGCTTTGGTGTCCCTGATTGCCGAGCGCAAGGTCAAACGCCAGTACGTGGCCATGGCGCATGGTGCCTGGGCCGGGGCACCGACCCGCTCGGTGGATGCTCCCATCGGGCGTGACCCACGAAACCGCCTGCGCATGGCGGTGGTGGACCTGGCGGTGCACCCGGGCAAAACCGCCCGCACCGATTTCGTTTGTCTTGAGCGGGCCGAGCAGGGGTGCTGGGTGCAATGCACCTTGCACACG of the Acidovorax sp. 107 genome contains:
- a CDS encoding peptidoglycan DD-metalloendopeptidase family protein — its product is MFVSRGLVVGFTVAMAGLVLSGCGTRMNKAPVEDRGTSSSSSAPAPATQPGVVVGTPIKPLPGAENAGKPGYYTVKPGDTLIRIGLESGQSWKDIARWNNLENANLIEVGQVLRVLPPSAAPAAVASESGVVTRPVTSSSVAPASAPAAAPASAASGAKPAAPAASGTVVAVAPASPAPAAAPAGEDDLAFIWPASGSLIAGFDEARNKGFDISGKAGDPVLAAADGRVVYAGAGLRGYGNLVILKHNNTFLTAYAHNQSLLVKEDQAVRKGQKIAEMGNTDADRVKLHFEIRRQGKPVDPTRYLPSR
- a CDS encoding protein-L-isoaspartate(D-aspartate) O-methyltransferase, translating into MQRRPGFPAKLPVSGNAAVGKPLVPSQSAAVRKPAVAPAPAGVGLDSSAVRARMVQKLAAGGVTLAPVLQAMGAVERHRFVDSALVNQAYEDTSLPIGLGQTISKPSVVARMCELLLGAESARQGGLGRVLEIGTGCGYQAAVLSLLAREVYTLERLRGLHDKARDNLRPFRLANVHLMFGDGMLGYAKGAPYAAIIAAAGGDAVPLAWCDQLAVGGRLVAPMALSGGQQMLLVIDKTPHGLKQNVLEPVHFVPLKSGIA
- the surE gene encoding 5'/3'-nucleotidase SurE, which produces MKILISNDDGFQAPGIVALHDALKTLDGVEVEVVAPEHNNSAKSNALTLHSPLYVHKAANGFRYVNGTPADCVHIALTGLLGYRPDLVVSGINNGANMGDDTIYSGTVGAAMEGYLFGIPAIAFSQVDKGWAELETAAAKARELVSQMRAQQLVNETPWLLNVNIPNMPLEALRPAKLCRLGRRHAAERVIVQESPRGEAMYWIGGAGAAKDDAEGTDFHATAQGHVSITPLKVDLTDHDNLGYWAQTAARLAAGAAAAPGA
- a CDS encoding RluA family pseudouridine synthase; this translates as MADHSPGGGPDIPLSGAGLEGESLLLAEESEALAEAESELRSLQISPAQHAERLDRALVDLVPEFSRSYLQQLLAQGLVSLNGRPALKAAARVKAGDQVVLEMRPTLQSQAFRPEPMAIDVVYEDEHLLVVNKPAGLVVHPAPGNWGGTLLNGLLARDNKALLVPRAGIVHRLDKDTSGLMVVARDRAAMDALVSLIAERKVKRQYVAMAHGAWAGAPTRSVDAPIGRDPRNRLRMAVVDLAVHPGKTARTDFVCLERAEQGCWVQCTLHTGRTHQIRVHMASLRHPLVGDALYGGAPVGALQRQALHAYRLAFAHPVSGVALEFRAPVPADMREALSEWGLGYNAP